One Lacipirellulaceae bacterium DNA window includes the following coding sequences:
- a CDS encoding DUF1501 domain-containing protein codes for MTMHSSPRTSGMSRRHFMSHLAGASALAGPAWAFTNTLRANAATLKKNQKSCIMLWMGGGPPTIDMWDMKPGATTGGQFNPIATTGESQINELMPKLAEQMKHLSVVRSMSTREADHTRGTYYMRTGYVPNPNIEHPSYGSVVAHEIGTKTKGLEIPPFVAIGGSGGGPGFLGMTYAPFQVNSNGRMRDMQMGVEDWQLADRMKLLSLLERRFVNQKRGPAPEEHAKVLESTLQLMTSEQLVAFKVDQEPQAMRDRYGNDSLARSCLLSRRLVEAGVPFVEVNFGGWDLHQNCFTSLEEKLPRLDHALATLTQDLSERGLLDDTVIVCMGEFGRTPRINENAGRDHWARSWSVLAGGGGLAGGRVIGSTNADGTQVTSEPYSSEDLMATVCQAMGISLQTVFTANNGRPMKIANSGKLIEGLIA; via the coding sequence ATGACCATGCACTCATCACCACGCACCTCCGGAATGTCCCGCCGTCACTTCATGTCACACCTGGCCGGTGCTTCGGCGCTCGCCGGGCCTGCTTGGGCATTCACCAATACGCTCCGCGCGAACGCGGCGACACTTAAGAAGAATCAGAAGTCGTGCATTATGTTGTGGATGGGTGGTGGTCCGCCAACGATTGATATGTGGGATATGAAACCCGGCGCGACGACCGGCGGCCAGTTTAATCCGATCGCCACCACCGGTGAATCGCAAATTAACGAGCTGATGCCGAAGCTCGCTGAGCAGATGAAGCACCTGTCGGTCGTGCGTTCGATGAGTACCCGTGAAGCGGACCATACCCGCGGCACCTACTACATGCGTACCGGCTACGTGCCGAATCCCAACATCGAGCATCCTAGCTACGGGTCGGTCGTGGCACACGAAATAGGAACGAAAACGAAGGGCTTGGAAATCCCACCTTTCGTCGCAATCGGCGGCTCGGGAGGCGGGCCAGGATTCCTGGGCATGACTTACGCGCCGTTCCAAGTCAATTCCAACGGTCGCATGCGGGACATGCAAATGGGCGTTGAGGATTGGCAACTCGCGGATCGGATGAAGCTGCTGAGCCTTCTGGAACGCCGCTTTGTCAATCAGAAACGTGGCCCCGCACCGGAAGAACACGCCAAAGTGCTCGAAAGCACTCTGCAGTTGATGACAAGTGAGCAGTTGGTTGCCTTTAAGGTGGATCAAGAGCCGCAAGCGATGCGCGATCGCTACGGCAACGATTCGCTCGCCCGCAGTTGCCTGCTTTCGCGTCGCCTCGTGGAAGCAGGCGTACCTTTCGTTGAAGTGAACTTTGGCGGATGGGACTTGCACCAGAATTGCTTCACGTCGCTCGAAGAAAAATTGCCTCGCCTGGATCATGCACTGGCGACGCTGACTCAAGACCTAAGCGAGCGTGGTTTGCTGGACGATACGGTGATCGTCTGCATGGGCGAGTTCGGACGCACTCCGCGTATCAACGAAAACGCCGGTCGCGATCACTGGGCACGCAGTTGGAGCGTCTTGGCCGGTGGCGGCGGACTCGCCGGGGGGCGGGTGATCGGTTCAACCAACGCCGATGGGACCCAAGTCACCAGCGAGCCCTACAGCAGCGAAGATCTAATGGCTACCGTCTGCCAAGCGATGGGCATTTCGTTGCAGACCGTGTTCACGGCGAACAACGGTCGACCGATGAAGATTGCGAACAGCGGGAAACTCATTGAAGGGCTTATTGCTTAA
- the ychF gene encoding redox-regulated ATPase YchF, with protein sequence MEAGIVGLPNVGKSTLFNALTSAGIASENYPFCTIEPNVGAVPVPDPRLATIESFIETQKVIPAVLQLVDIAGIVRGASEGEGLGNKFLSHIRTVDAILHVVRCFEDADVVHVDGGVDPIRDIETIDTELMLADLQSVETMLDKARRTARTGDKEAKQRVEVLEACQALLADGKPVRSLSFDDAALAKAFKECQLLTAKQVLYVANVHEDDLAGEGTHVTKVRERAASEGGAVVPVCASLESELAELDDDERAEMLESLGLEEPALAVLARAAYKLLGLQSYFTAGEKEIRAWTIPVGATAPQAAGVIHSDFERGFIRCETYSVDDLQEHGSEKAIREAGKMRVEGKEYVMQDSDVCHFLFNV encoded by the coding sequence ATGGAAGCAGGCATCGTCGGCCTTCCCAACGTCGGCAAATCAACGCTGTTTAACGCACTCACCTCGGCGGGGATCGCCAGTGAGAATTATCCCTTCTGCACGATCGAACCCAACGTCGGCGCGGTCCCGGTCCCCGATCCGCGACTGGCGACGATTGAGTCGTTCATCGAAACACAGAAGGTCATTCCCGCCGTTTTGCAACTGGTCGACATCGCGGGCATCGTCCGCGGGGCGAGCGAAGGGGAAGGTCTTGGCAACAAGTTTCTTTCGCACATCCGTACCGTCGACGCCATCCTGCACGTGGTGCGTTGTTTTGAAGATGCCGACGTCGTGCATGTCGATGGCGGGGTCGATCCGATTCGTGACATTGAGACAATCGATACGGAACTGATGTTGGCTGATCTGCAGTCGGTCGAAACGATGCTCGATAAAGCACGACGCACGGCTCGCACTGGCGATAAGGAGGCGAAGCAGCGGGTGGAAGTCCTCGAAGCCTGTCAGGCGTTGCTTGCCGATGGCAAGCCGGTTCGTTCGCTTTCTTTTGATGATGCCGCACTCGCGAAAGCGTTCAAAGAGTGCCAGCTACTCACCGCCAAACAAGTGTTGTATGTCGCGAATGTTCATGAGGACGACCTAGCCGGTGAAGGCACGCATGTGACGAAAGTTCGCGAACGTGCAGCGTCTGAAGGAGGGGCCGTCGTCCCCGTTTGTGCGAGTCTCGAATCAGAACTTGCCGAGCTCGACGACGACGAGCGAGCCGAGATGCTCGAAAGCCTTGGCCTGGAAGAACCTGCCTTGGCAGTACTAGCTCGGGCAGCCTACAAGTTACTGGGCCTGCAAAGCTATTTCACGGCAGGCGAGAAAGAAATCCGCGCTTGGACGATCCCCGTCGGTGCCACCGCCCCCCAAGCCGCTGGAGTGATCCACAGCGATTTCGAGCGCGGTTTTATCCGCTGCGAAACGTACTCCGTCGACGACCTTCAAGAGCACGGCAGCGAAAAAGCCATTCGCGAAGCCGGCAAGATGCGCGTCGAAGGGAAAGAGTACGTCATGCAAGACAGCGACGTGTGTCACTTCTTGTTTAATGTGTGA